One window of the Acidobacteriota bacterium genome contains the following:
- the ribD gene encoding bifunctional diaminohydroxyphosphoribosylaminopyrimidine deaminase/5-amino-6-(5-phosphoribosylamino)uracil reductase RibD has protein sequence MKVCLRAARRGRARVHPNPLVGAAVVKRGRVVAVGHHARFGGEHAEVVALRRAGKQASGATLYVTLEPCAHHGKTPPCVDAILRAGVARVVAAMRDPHPLVDGRGFRALRRAGVRVDVGTLRAPAEELNAAYTTVVLEGRPFVTLKVGMTLDGKIATARGESRYITSPASRRAAHRMRGQHDAVLVGAGTARADDPRLTARGVRGPGRQPARVVLDTRLTLSPRSRLLTTRGGRVLVYTASASSRGRARLERAGATVMRVGRGRSGGVDLGSVLSDLTARGVGSLLVEGGGDVAWSFLHAGAVDRVVLFVAPKILGGRDAVPAVAGRGAARLADAIHLNEMRIRRLAGDIVITGRPGAVR, from the coding sequence ATGAAGGTGTGCCTCCGCGCGGCGCGGCGCGGCCGCGCGCGCGTCCACCCCAACCCCCTCGTCGGCGCGGCCGTCGTGAAGCGCGGCCGCGTCGTCGCGGTGGGACACCACGCCCGCTTCGGGGGCGAGCACGCCGAGGTCGTCGCGCTGCGGCGCGCCGGAAAGCAGGCGTCGGGGGCGACGCTCTACGTGACGCTCGAGCCGTGCGCGCACCACGGGAAGACGCCCCCCTGTGTGGACGCGATCCTGAGAGCCGGGGTGGCGCGCGTCGTCGCCGCGATGCGCGACCCGCACCCGCTCGTGGACGGCCGCGGGTTCCGCGCCCTCAGGCGCGCCGGCGTGCGCGTCGACGTCGGGACGCTTCGCGCGCCGGCGGAGGAGCTCAACGCGGCCTACACCACCGTGGTCCTCGAGGGACGCCCGTTCGTGACCCTGAAGGTCGGGATGACTCTCGACGGGAAGATCGCGACCGCTCGCGGCGAGTCCCGCTACATCACCTCCCCCGCGTCGCGACGGGCGGCGCACCGGATGCGCGGCCAGCACGACGCCGTCCTGGTGGGCGCGGGCACCGCCCGTGCCGACGATCCGCGCCTGACCGCGAGAGGGGTGAGGGGCCCGGGACGCCAGCCCGCGCGCGTGGTCCTCGACACGCGCCTGACGCTCTCGCCGCGATCCCGCCTCCTGACCACGCGGGGCGGGCGCGTGCTCGTGTACACGGCCTCGGCCTCCTCCCGGGGTCGCGCGCGTCTCGAGAGGGCCGGAGCGACGGTGATGAGGGTCGGCCGCGGCAGGTCGGGAGGGGTGGACCTCGGGTCCGTCCTCTCGGATCTGACGGCGAGAGGGGTCGGCTCGCTCCTGGTCGAGGGAGGCGGGGACGTGGCGTGGTCGTTCCTGCACGCGGGGGCGGTCGATCGCGTCGTCCTGTTCGTGGCGCCGAAGATCCTCGGCGGCAGGGACGCCGTGCCGGCCGTGGCGGGGCGGGGCGCCGCGCGGCTCGCGGACGCCATCCACCTGAACGAGATGAGGATCCGGAGGCTCGCGGGCGATATCGTCATCACGGGAAGGCCGGGTGCCGTCCGCTGA
- the ftsY gene encoding signal recognition particle-docking protein FtsY, protein MGILDRFKNGLARTRDGIAQRLSGLFAPGAATADAAATGALEGLEETLLAADVGVKAAGEISAGVRRRLRESRSFDLESLRRALADEIRALEVPAPATTEAAPKPRVVFLIGVNGGGKTTTTAKLAHIYASRGEKGLIAAADTFRAAAIGQIEAWARRVGVDLVRHADGADPGAVVFDALRAAKARGSDFVIVDTAGRLHTRAPLMKELEKLFRIAAREVEGAPHESLLVVDATTGQNGLIQAREFLKAGRITGLVLTKLDGTARGGIAIGIGRSLGIPLKYVGVGEAMEDLLPFSIDDYLAGILGLSDDAPSGAGGAPPGPR, encoded by the coding sequence GTGGGCATCCTCGATCGATTCAAGAACGGTCTCGCGCGCACCCGCGACGGGATCGCGCAGCGCCTCTCGGGCCTCTTCGCGCCGGGCGCCGCCACGGCCGACGCCGCCGCGACGGGCGCTCTCGAGGGGCTGGAGGAGACGCTCCTGGCCGCGGACGTCGGCGTGAAAGCCGCCGGCGAGATCAGCGCGGGCGTCCGGAGGCGGCTCCGGGAGTCGCGGTCGTTCGACCTCGAGTCCCTCAGGCGCGCCCTCGCGGACGAGATCCGCGCGCTCGAGGTTCCCGCCCCGGCGACGACGGAGGCGGCGCCGAAGCCGCGCGTCGTCTTCCTCATCGGCGTGAACGGCGGCGGCAAGACGACGACCACCGCGAAGCTCGCGCACATCTATGCGTCGCGCGGCGAGAAGGGGCTCATCGCCGCCGCCGACACCTTCCGCGCCGCGGCGATCGGGCAGATCGAGGCGTGGGCCCGGCGCGTGGGAGTCGATCTCGTCCGTCACGCCGACGGCGCCGATCCGGGCGCGGTCGTCTTCGACGCGTTGCGGGCGGCGAAGGCCCGCGGGAGCGATTTCGTCATCGTCGACACCGCCGGCCGCCTTCACACGAGGGCGCCGCTCATGAAGGAGCTCGAGAAGCTCTTCCGCATCGCCGCGCGCGAGGTCGAGGGGGCGCCCCACGAGTCGCTCCTCGTCGTCGACGCGACGACGGGGCAGAACGGCCTCATCCAGGCGCGGGAGTTCCTGAAGGCGGGCCGCATCACCGGGCTCGTCCTGACCAAGCTCGACGGCACGGCCCGGGGAGGGATCGCCATCGGCATCGGCCGATCGCTCGGGATCCCCCTCAAGTACGTCGGGGTCGGCGAGGCGATGGAGGACCTTCTCCCCTTTTCGATCGACGACTATCTCGCCGGCATCCTCGGCCTTTCCGACGACGCGCCCTCCGGCGCCGGCGGAGCTCCCCCGGGGCCCCGGTGA
- a CDS encoding tetratricopeptide repeat protein, which yields MRFSTSSRAALAAALLLPLALASGGCVSADKKIRAAKRSDSHIALAQKLMGDNRLPEALNQADLAIQEAKKNPEAWMTRGEVEFMRSEYDKAIEDFTAAIDRRPQFTEARSWRAWAYVEKGNFPAAEADYREGLTDRTYFTPEKLHMNLGLLLLRMGRESEGLAELKESVASNPAYSRGNYELGKVLERNGDLRGALAAYESALGGMKDSADLNLRFAIALERNGDGGRAREHFKRVIELSPNGPEAPTARDHLKRLEASS from the coding sequence ATGAGGTTCTCGACTAGCTCCCGCGCCGCGCTCGCGGCCGCGCTCCTTCTCCCGCTCGCGCTCGCGAGCGGCGGGTGCGTCTCGGCGGACAAGAAGATCCGCGCGGCGAAGCGCAGCGACTCGCACATCGCCCTCGCGCAGAAGCTGATGGGGGACAATCGCCTGCCCGAGGCGCTCAACCAGGCCGATCTCGCGATCCAGGAGGCGAAGAAGAACCCCGAGGCGTGGATGACGCGCGGCGAGGTGGAGTTCATGCGCTCCGAGTACGACAAGGCGATCGAGGACTTCACCGCCGCGATCGATCGGCGCCCGCAGTTCACCGAGGCGCGATCATGGCGGGCCTGGGCGTACGTCGAGAAGGGGAACTTCCCGGCCGCCGAGGCCGACTACCGGGAGGGTCTCACCGACCGGACGTACTTCACCCCCGAAAAGCTGCACATGAACCTCGGCCTGCTGCTCCTCAGGATGGGGCGCGAGTCGGAGGGGCTCGCCGAGCTGAAGGAATCGGTGGCGTCGAACCCCGCCTACTCCCGCGGAAACTACGAGCTGGGAAAGGTCCTCGAGCGGAACGGAGATCTCAGGGGAGCGCTCGCCGCCTACGAGTCGGCCCTCGGCGGCATGAAGGACTCCGCGGATCTCAACCTTCGATTCGCGATCGCGCTCGAGAGGAACGGGGACGGCGGGCGCGCCCGGGAGCATTTCAAGCGCGTGATCGAGCTGAGCCCGAACGGGCCCGAGGCGCCAACGGCCCGCGACCACCTCAAGCGGCTCGAAGCCTCCTCCTGA
- a CDS encoding FHA domain-containing protein has protein sequence MTGETYQLVYRVGEEERSLVLDRGETVMGRGPECQLQLTDYGISRQHAKVTSDGDDFVCIDLNSRNGTRVNGARITQVVLADGDEITLGKYPLHFRRQLSEKVVVSEGRPITEGGATVIRSVTELQNLMPGLLGAGTAAPPKPGAPAPGARDAAALEKSNRILLALGQLARDLITTQSQEDLLEKIMTLIFEHIPAERGFLMLVEDQGRDLVTKIVKYRDEKAAGKQGVTVSRTLVDKVLNDKVAIYSLDAGQEFAGKESIAAAKIRSFMCAPLWNQNRVIGLVQLDSSNLSQFSPTELDLLSAIANYAAVGIEQARLNRRIHEEQKAKSKLERYHSAAVIQRILSTGDSSTAGVTLDIQEVDCSILFADVVGFTSMSEHMEPRQVALVLNDFFSRMTDIIFQYEGTLDKYIGDEIMAIFGAPIPYGDHATRAIKAAQAMRRAQDEANRSRVPEARIAFRAGINSGHVVAGDIGSIKRMEYTVLGNAVNLASRLVKATPDSGKIIIGQPTYELVKDHFNIAGLGSVRLKGLREEMPIYEVLD, from the coding sequence GTGACGGGGGAGACGTACCAGCTGGTCTACAGGGTGGGCGAGGAGGAGAGGAGCCTCGTCCTGGATCGCGGCGAGACCGTCATGGGCCGCGGCCCGGAGTGCCAGCTCCAGCTCACCGACTACGGGATCTCGAGGCAGCACGCGAAGGTCACGAGCGACGGAGACGATTTCGTCTGCATCGATCTCAACAGCCGCAACGGCACGCGCGTCAACGGCGCGAGGATCACGCAGGTCGTGCTCGCCGACGGCGACGAGATCACCCTGGGCAAGTACCCGCTCCACTTCCGGCGCCAGCTCAGCGAGAAGGTCGTCGTCAGCGAGGGGCGGCCCATCACCGAGGGGGGGGCGACCGTCATCCGATCGGTCACCGAGCTCCAGAACCTGATGCCCGGCCTCCTCGGCGCGGGGACCGCCGCGCCGCCGAAGCCCGGGGCCCCGGCCCCCGGCGCGCGCGACGCCGCCGCGCTCGAGAAGAGCAACCGCATCCTCCTCGCCCTCGGCCAGCTCGCCAGGGATCTGATCACCACGCAGAGCCAGGAGGATCTCCTCGAGAAGATCATGACGCTGATCTTCGAGCACATCCCGGCGGAGCGCGGCTTTCTCATGCTCGTCGAGGATCAGGGGCGCGATCTCGTCACGAAGATCGTGAAGTACCGCGACGAGAAGGCGGCGGGAAAGCAGGGGGTCACCGTCAGCCGCACCCTCGTCGACAAGGTCCTGAACGACAAGGTCGCCATCTACTCGCTCGACGCCGGGCAGGAGTTCGCCGGGAAGGAGAGCATCGCGGCGGCGAAGATCCGATCGTTCATGTGCGCGCCGCTGTGGAACCAGAACCGCGTCATCGGGCTCGTGCAGCTCGATTCGAGCAACCTCAGCCAGTTCAGCCCGACCGAGCTCGACCTCCTGTCCGCCATCGCGAACTACGCGGCGGTCGGCATCGAGCAGGCGCGCCTCAACCGGCGGATCCACGAGGAGCAGAAGGCCAAGTCGAAGCTCGAGCGCTACCACTCCGCGGCGGTCATCCAGCGCATCCTCTCCACCGGCGACTCGTCCACGGCGGGGGTCACGCTCGACATCCAGGAGGTCGACTGCTCGATCCTCTTCGCCGACGTCGTGGGCTTCACGTCGATGAGCGAGCACATGGAGCCGAGGCAGGTCGCCCTCGTGCTGAACGACTTCTTCTCGAGGATGACCGACATCATCTTCCAATACGAGGGGACGCTCGACAAGTACATCGGCGACGAGATCATGGCGATCTTCGGCGCGCCGATCCCCTACGGCGACCACGCGACGCGCGCCATCAAGGCGGCGCAGGCGATGCGCCGGGCGCAGGACGAGGCGAACCGCTCGCGCGTCCCCGAGGCCCGCATCGCCTTCCGCGCGGGGATCAACTCGGGGCACGTCGTGGCCGGCGACATCGGCTCGATCAAGCGCATGGAGTACACGGTCCTCGGCAACGCCGTGAACCTGGCCTCCCGCCTCGTGAAGGCGACCCCCGACTCCGGGAAGATCATCATCGGCCAGCCGACGTACGAGCTGGTGAAGGACCACTTCAACATCGCGGGCCTCGGCAGCGTCCGGCTGAAGGGTCTTCGCGAGGAGATGCCGATCTATGAGGTTCTCGACTAG